In one Candidatus Hydrogenedentota bacterium genomic region, the following are encoded:
- a CDS encoding 3-isopropylmalate dehydrogenase has protein sequence MAKYKIALMGGDGTGPEVLQEAVKVLGAAAQRFNITFDTTSYDFGGERYLRTGEVLPDSATDELRKYDAILLGAIGHPDVKPGILEKGILLRVRFELDQYINLRPVKLYPTVDTPIKGKGPKDIDFVVVRENSGDVYTGVGGVMQKGTPHEVASQVMLYTRHQVDRCLKYAFEYTKKRNKNNTLTLCGKTNVLTYVFDLWERAFHEMGAKDFPTIKRDYAHVDATTMWMVKNPEWFDVIVTGNMFGDIITDLGAMIQGGMGIAAGGNINPEGVSMFEPIGGSAPKYTGQNVINPLAAIFSAQMMLDHLGETEAAACMEKACVAFLEKRLIPGLSAKEIKESGMSTTKIGDAIADLVATI, from the coding sequence ATGGCCAAGTACAAAATTGCGTTAATGGGGGGCGACGGCACAGGCCCCGAAGTGTTGCAGGAAGCCGTGAAGGTATTGGGAGCCGCCGCCCAGCGCTTCAATATTACCTTCGATACCACGTCCTACGACTTCGGTGGCGAACGTTACCTGCGTACGGGCGAAGTGTTGCCGGATTCGGCGACGGACGAGTTGCGCAAGTACGACGCAATCCTGTTGGGCGCCATCGGCCATCCCGACGTGAAGCCCGGCATCCTTGAAAAGGGGATTCTGCTCCGCGTCCGGTTCGAACTCGACCAATACATCAATCTTCGCCCCGTCAAGCTGTATCCGACCGTGGATACGCCTATCAAGGGAAAAGGTCCGAAGGACATCGACTTTGTCGTCGTGCGCGAGAATTCGGGCGACGTGTACACGGGTGTTGGCGGCGTCATGCAGAAGGGCACGCCTCACGAAGTCGCGTCGCAGGTGATGCTCTACACGCGCCATCAGGTCGACCGTTGCCTCAAGTACGCCTTCGAGTACACGAAGAAGCGCAACAAGAACAACACGCTTACGCTGTGCGGCAAGACGAACGTCCTGACCTACGTGTTCGATCTGTGGGAACGCGCGTTCCACGAAATGGGTGCCAAGGACTTTCCGACGATTAAGCGCGACTACGCTCACGTCGATGCGACCACCATGTGGATGGTCAAGAATCCGGAATGGTTCGACGTGATCGTGACCGGTAACATGTTTGGCGACATTATCACCGACCTTGGCGCGATGATTCAGGGCGGAATGGGTATTGCCGCGGGCGGCAACATCAACCCCGAAGGCGTGTCCATGTTCGAGCCGATCGGTGGCAGCGCGCCGAAGTACACGGGCCAGAACGTGATCAACCCGCTTGCGGCCATCTTCTCGGCACAGATGATGCTCGACCACCTCGGCGAGACCGAAGCGGCGGCATGCATGGAAAAGGCATGCGTGGCATTCCTCGAGAAACGCCTCATCCCCGGGCTTTCCGCGAAAGAAATCAAAGAGAGCGGCATGTCCACCACGAAGATCGGCGACGCGATTGCCGACTTGGTCGCGACGATATAG